A window of the Lolium perenne isolate Kyuss_39 chromosome 7, Kyuss_2.0, whole genome shotgun sequence genome harbors these coding sequences:
- the LOC127313952 gene encoding uncharacterized protein, with protein MAMEIWNINLYYEDENKNHKVLEASMDRTNISFYDLVNLIEGVGFSGIDYLYYRKKYARGKGHLVHIDNDTHVRKMITDHNKEKRVQLYVYKERANIDVAPSEPQGEDDGPITSFEEEDAFPEGATQTRTSKSQTMVRKSKRLNVVQSRAQYANGDFANSEQSRSSRDLLETHELEDNEDHLTERDDNLDNMTGDGKAVDKRGAHSLPAVWNMPDGARIVVKCNNLGQPIGDEGGVLGKFLGTIARLGGYCPLDKKDWRNVKKDGGADTILQCVQRQEDPEKKQPHRAKVYLATHRKKDEERNKHVADLADLEKLIHNEPELAQSDHGKVAWKGDALHTILGEEKPGQVHGMGLLPVPNQVYGRLPRYLKNINMTTTNGSSHAGESDVMEEIAKLKRSIEEQDQRIEEQDQIIEGFRNQDEANLRQGNDEFQLEVPQNRRKRVHASGPEQVRLVSRPKDTIKHHHDCEGSNEFSYQGQSSPTPPFPEEREHMRKSGENLDENSRRVHKQMTQNKTPSHMSSKKRCRPSEEIRNAVILKSSIYPNKRRVAYATILDSNSKTLVGGVELGRQFTHVQIDEPIGEDERLVREREKCVTIGDAFSSGVTIAWPSACIEKFSG; from the exons ATGGCCATGGAAATTTGGAACATTAACTTGTACTATGAAGATGAGAATAAAAATCATAAAGTTCTTGAAGCATCAATGGACAGGACCAATATCTCCTTTTATGACTTGGTCAACTTGATTGAAGGTGTTGGCTTCTCGGGGATTGATTACCTCTACTACAGGAAGAAATACGCTCGCGGCAAGGGCCATCTAGTACACATCGATAACGACACTCATGTGCGGAAAATGATAACTGACCACAATAAGGAGAAGAGGGTACAGTTGTACGTGTATAAGGAGAGGGCCAACATTGATGTTGCTCCATCAGAACCTCAGGGTGAGGATGATGGACCCATTACAAGCTTTGAGGAGGAGGATGCCTTCCCTGAAGGAGCAACACAAACTAGGACGAGCAAGTCACAAA CAATGGTGCGTAAATCAAAAAGATTGAATGTGGTTCAGAGCCGTGCTCAGTACGCCAATGGAGATTTCGCCAATAGTGAGCAATCTCGGTCATCACGTGATCTGCTTGAGACACATGAATTGGAAGATAACGAGGATCATCTTACTGAGCGAGATGACAACCTCGATAATATGACTG GTGATGGTAAAGCTGTTGACAAACGTGGAGCACATTCCCTGCCAGCTGTTTGGAACATGCCAGATGGAGCACGCATAGTTGTAAAATGTAATAATCTTGGCCAGCCTATTGGGGACGAAGGTGGAGTCCTAGGGAAATTTCTTGGCACAATAGCTAGACTTGGGGGCTATTGCCCACTTGACAAAAAGGATTGGCGTAATGTCAAGAAGGATGGTGGGGCTGACACAATACTTCAGTGTGTACAG CGACAAGAAGATCCTGAAAAGAAACAACCACATAGAGCGAAGGTTTATTTAGCGACTCATAGAAAAAAAGATGAAGAAAGAAATAAACATGTG GCTGACTTGGCTGACTTGGAAAAGCTAATACATAATGAACCAGAGCTAGCACAAAGTGACCATGGAAAAGTTGCATGGAAAGGTGATGCCTTACATACAATTTTGGGGGAAGAAAAGCCTGGACAAGTGCATGGCATGGGTTTGCTTCCAGTGCCTAACCAAGTTTATGGTCGGTTACCACGCTATCTCAAGAACATCAATATGACTACAACAAACGGGTCATCACATGCCGGAGAGAGTGATGTTATGGAGGAAATAGCAAAGCTCAAGCGGAGTATAGAAGAGCAGGACCAACGCATAGAAGAGCAAGACCAAATTATTGAAGGATTTAGAAACCAGGATGAA GCCAATTTACGCCAAGGCAATGATGAATTTCAGCTGGAAGTACCACAGAATAGAAGAAAG AGAGTTCATGCTAGTGGACCTGAGCAAGTACGCTTAGTGAGCAGACCAAAAGATACAATAAAG CATCATCATGACTGCGAGGGTAGCAATGAATTCTCATATCAAGGACAATCATCACCAACACCTCCTTTTCCTGAAGAACGGGAG CACATGAGAAAGAGCGGTGAGAATCTGGATGAAAATTCGAGAAGAGTGCACAAACAAATGACTCAAAACAAGACTCCAAGCCATATGTCCTCAAAGAAGAGATGTCGTCCTTCGGAAGAG ATTCGTAATGCAgtaattttgaaatcttcaataTATCCAAATAAAAGGCGCGTGGCATATGCAACTATTTTGGATAGTAATTCAAAAACATTGGTTGGTGGTGTTGAGCTGGGCCGACAATTTACACATGTGCAAATTGATGAACCTATTGGCGAAGATGAGCGCTTGGTAAGAGAAAGGGAGAAGTGTGTGACAATCGGTGATGCTTTTTCCTCTGGAGTAACAATTGCTTGGCCTTCAGCATGT ATTGAGAAGTTCAGTGGATGA
- the LOC127313951 gene encoding peroxidase P7: MASSRSSSWVTVLALLLFVDLAHTANGADPLSAGYYAMTCPNAERIVSSVMANRVGGGRMASAVLRLFFHDCFVHGCDASVLLDGPESEKDAEPNLSLTGFTVIDEIKAALERDCPATVSCADLLALASRDAVAQLGGPTWNVPLGRKDSRSAPDKRFTTEHLPKANDNLGSLIQMFRDLGLDAQDLTALSGAHTVGMSNCEHYRERVYGTSDTKYNIDPSFAETRRQMCPLQGPSGDAGKAPFDMETPRKFDNAYYRDLIAHQGLLNSDQALYSGSGLDSLVVRYGSDNDAFGRDFAKAMVKMGNIPPPMGMPTEVRLHCSIAN; encoded by the exons ATGGCGTCCTCCAGGAGCTCATCTTGGGTCACAGTACTGGCTCTGCTCCTCTTCGTCGATCTCGCGCACACCGCCAACGGCGCCGATCCTCTCTCCGCCGGGTACTACGCAATGACATGCCCCAACGCGGAGCGCATCGTGTCGTCCGTGATGGCCAACAGGGTCGGCGGCGGGAGGATGGCGTCTGCAGTACTCCGCCTCTTCTTCCACGACTGCTTTGTCCAC GGATGTGATGCCTCGGTTCTCCTCGACGGGCCCGAGAGCGAGAAGGATGCCGAGCCGAACCTGTCCCTCACCGGCTTCACCGTGATCGACGAGATCAAGGCCGCCCTCGAGCGCGACTGCCCGGCCACCGTCTCCTGCGCAGACCTGCTCGCGCTCGCGTCCCGCGACGCCGTCGCTCAGCTCGGAGGTCCCACCTGGAACGTGCCCCTCGGCCGCAAGGACTCGCGCTCCGCCCCCGACAAGAGGTTCACCACGGAGCACCTCCCCAAGGCGAACGACAACCTCGGCAGCCTCATCCAGATGTTCCGGGACCTCGGCCTCGACGCCCAGGACCTGACAGCGCTCTCCGGCGCGCACACCGTCGGTATGTCCAACTGCGAGCACTACAGAGAGCGCGTCTACGGCACCAGCGACACTAAGTACAACATCGACCCCTCCTTCGCCGAGACAAGGCGGCAGATGTGCCCGCTGCAAGGCCCCTCCGGTGACGCCGGCAAGGCGCCGTTCGACATGGAGACGCCCAGGAAGTTTGACAATGCTTACTACCGTGACCTTATCGCGCATCAGGGTCTCCTCAACTCCGACCAGGCTCTATACAGCGGTAGCGGCCTGGACAGCCTTGTGGTGAGGTACGGTTCTGACAATGATGCTTTCGGGAGGGACTTTGCCAAGGCCATGGTGAAGATGGGGAATATACCCCCGCCAATGGGAATGCCCACGGAGGTGAGACTCCACTGCTCCATTGCCAACTAA